A portion of the uncultured Draconibacterium sp. genome contains these proteins:
- a CDS encoding substrate-binding domain-containing protein: MTKKRTIVFLFLLFISICGLSAKEKYTIGFSQCTTGDDWRKSMHREMMIELAFYPDFELIIKDANDNNEKQIKDIRQLWEEKIDLLIVSPNESEPITPIVEEVYNSGIPVIVIDRQITSEAYTAYVGANNYLIGKEAGDYAVKLLNGKGKIVEITGLQGSSPAINRHNGFMEVISQYPDIELVASESGKWNYGDSKTVMQNFLDRELDFDLVFSHNDRIARAAYEVIDASNSGKKFILGIDGLLGDDGGIEDVIDRKIDATFLYPTGGEEAIQLADKILNEQPFDRINILETVVIDNNNAKILKLQYEAVADLQGKIEDQKTILANQIARFKSQRSFLIVVLVLLAAIVILVIQTFRAYRIKRSANQKLEHQKLEIEKRNREIIKQRDQIIEVSEKLEEATQTKLRFFTNMSHEFRTPLTLIVGPLENMIDSADIPERFKKQVSLMHKNALRLLHLINQLMDFRKIENNKMQLQAAQYDVVSFLNEVIMPFYDLAEKKKISVLFETEERSINAWFDMDKLDKVVFNLLSNAIKFTPVNGSIKVSCSTLKSVVNKVWDEELEIKVADTGNGIPPNEVNHIFNRFYQAESSHGFMGTGLGLSLSKEFVDLHHGKIEVKSEVGKGTTFTIRLPLGDQHLSDAEKIETPVSHSARQPTKRSSEIQIDTIADKALALDFDETPTILLVEDEKDVREYIKDSLHDHYRILQAENGKKALEIIREEEPDLIVSDIMMPEMDGLELTRTLKTDLKTCHIPIILLTAKTSQEQKFEGLEEGADSYIPKPFNSKHLQIRVKKLLELRKKMQERYKGQLLINEDDKDLSRLDRKFLNKISQIVEEHLEKEELTVEELSQMLGLSRVHVYRKIKKLTGMSVSEFVRSVKLKLSLNLIKTSGKTMAEIAYEVGFSSPSYFTKCFKDQFGMSPSEFGKRS, translated from the coding sequence ATGACGAAGAAACGAACCATCGTATTTCTTTTCCTCCTTTTCATTTCTATCTGTGGTCTTTCGGCAAAAGAAAAATACACCATTGGTTTTTCGCAATGTACCACAGGCGATGACTGGCGCAAATCGATGCATCGCGAAATGATGATTGAACTTGCCTTTTATCCCGATTTTGAACTGATAATAAAAGATGCTAACGATAATAACGAAAAACAAATAAAAGATATCAGGCAGTTGTGGGAAGAGAAAATCGATCTGCTCATTGTTTCTCCTAATGAATCGGAACCGATAACACCGATTGTTGAGGAGGTTTATAATAGCGGAATTCCGGTTATCGTAATCGACAGGCAGATAACCTCGGAAGCTTATACTGCATATGTTGGCGCCAACAATTATTTAATTGGTAAAGAAGCCGGAGATTATGCGGTAAAATTGTTAAATGGCAAAGGTAAAATCGTTGAAATTACAGGGCTGCAAGGATCCTCACCTGCAATTAACAGGCACAATGGTTTTATGGAAGTGATTTCGCAATATCCCGATATTGAGTTGGTTGCATCAGAATCGGGGAAGTGGAATTATGGTGACAGTAAAACGGTTATGCAAAATTTTCTTGACCGGGAACTGGACTTTGATCTTGTTTTTTCGCATAACGACAGGATTGCAAGAGCAGCCTATGAAGTAATTGATGCCAGCAACTCCGGTAAAAAGTTTATTCTGGGCATCGACGGATTATTAGGCGATGACGGAGGAATAGAAGACGTGATCGATAGAAAAATTGATGCTACCTTTCTATATCCTACAGGGGGAGAAGAGGCTATTCAGCTAGCCGATAAAATTCTTAATGAGCAGCCGTTTGATCGTATCAATATTCTTGAAACGGTGGTTATTGATAACAATAATGCCAAAATATTAAAACTTCAGTACGAGGCCGTTGCCGACCTCCAAGGAAAAATAGAAGACCAAAAAACAATTCTAGCAAACCAAATTGCCCGCTTCAAAAGTCAACGGAGCTTTTTAATTGTTGTTCTGGTTTTATTGGCGGCCATTGTTATTTTGGTTATTCAAACATTCAGAGCTTATCGGATTAAACGATCGGCTAACCAAAAACTGGAACATCAAAAACTCGAAATCGAAAAGAGAAATCGTGAGATAATAAAACAAAGGGACCAAATTATTGAAGTATCGGAAAAATTGGAGGAGGCCACACAAACCAAGCTTCGCTTTTTTACCAATATGTCGCATGAGTTCCGAACACCGCTAACGCTTATCGTTGGTCCGCTGGAAAATATGATCGACTCGGCCGACATTCCCGAGCGTTTTAAAAAGCAGGTTTCGCTGATGCACAAAAATGCGCTGCGTTTGCTCCATCTCATCAACCAGTTGATGGATTTCAGGAAAATAGAGAATAATAAAATGCAATTGCAGGCTGCGCAATATGATGTTGTAAGTTTTCTGAATGAGGTCATAATGCCCTTTTACGATCTGGCTGAAAAGAAAAAGATATCTGTGTTGTTCGAAACGGAAGAGCGCAGTATAAATGCCTGGTTTGATATGGACAAGCTGGATAAGGTAGTTTTTAACCTGCTTTCGAATGCCATTAAGTTTACGCCAGTAAATGGCAGTATAAAAGTTTCTTGTTCAACGTTAAAATCGGTGGTAAACAAAGTTTGGGATGAGGAACTTGAAATAAAAGTTGCTGATACCGGAAACGGAATTCCTCCAAATGAGGTGAACCATATTTTCAATCGTTTTTACCAGGCCGAAAGCTCGCACGGCTTTATGGGAACCGGTCTTGGGCTGTCACTCTCGAAAGAGTTTGTCGATCTGCATCACGGTAAAATTGAAGTGAAAAGCGAAGTAGGCAAAGGCACAACTTTTACCATTCGTTTGCCTTTGGGAGATCAGCATTTAAGCGATGCCGAAAAAATAGAAACACCGGTGAGCCACTCGGCCAGGCAGCCAACAAAAAGAAGTAGCGAAATTCAAATCGATACGATTGCTGATAAAGCGCTTGCACTGGATTTTGACGAAACGCCGACCATTCTTTTGGTTGAAGATGAAAAGGATGTACGTGAATACATAAAAGATAGTCTGCACGACCATTACCGAATTTTACAGGCCGAAAACGGAAAAAAGGCATTGGAAATAATACGCGAGGAAGAACCTGACCTGATCGTGAGCGATATAATGATGCCCGAAATGGATGGACTTGAACTGACACGTACGCTAAAAACCGATTTAAAAACCTGCCACATTCCTATTATTCTGCTTACTGCAAAAACGTCGCAAGAGCAAAAGTTTGAAGGCCTGGAAGAAGGTGCCGATTCCTATATTCCGAAACCTTTTAACAGCAAACATTTACAAATCAGGGTGAAGAAATTGCTCGAGCTCCGGAAGAAAATGCAGGAGCGTTACAAAGGACAGTTACTTATAAATGAAGATGATAAGGATCTGTCGCGTCTCGATCGGAAGTTCCTGAATAAAATTTCGCAGATTGTAGAAGAACACCTTGAAAAAGAGGAGTTAACGGTTGAAGAATTGAGCCAAATGCTAGGACTTTCGCGCGTACATGTTTACCGAAAAATCAAAAAACTAACGGGTATGTCGGTTAGTGAATTTGTTCGGTCGGTAAAATTGAAACTTTCGTTAAACCTGATTAAAACCAGCGGAAAAACCATGGCAGAGATTGCCTACGAAGTTGGTTTTTCATCGCCATCGTATTTCACTAAGTGTTTTAAAGATCAGTTTGGGATGTCGCCCAGTGAATTTGGGAAAAGATCGTAA
- a CDS encoding sugar porter family MFS transporter — translation MRRQNVLLIAIIIALGGFLFGYDIAMMSGTTTQLESLYNLNSFWLGFTTAVAIIGTIVGTIIIGKPAEKFGRKKSLILLSGLFALSSLGSAFALSWGMLLFFRFVTGILLGCITVVTPMFIAEISPAKKRGQLVLLNQFFVVTAIFLAFAVNYLLANIFESGSWRWMIGVEAIPAAIFFLLLNLVPESPRWLINQGRTDEALAVFHRIKAENPEEEVRIVKVAVEQEEAIEHGKLFVRENRFPVMIAILIAAFNQLAGINAIMIYAPRVFEMAGFGTNASLLQSISVGATNLIFTFVALFLIDKYGRRTLLMAGSVGMVFFLGMLSKSFFTQNYSDLGGYGVMIYLMGFIAFFAFSQGAVLWVVISEIFPNKVRSKGQALGTFTHWIFAAALIWGFPVLNNTVGGGISFGFFAVMMVLHFFFAWKILPETKGKSLEEIQEEIKKLTN, via the coding sequence ATGAGACGACAAAATGTTCTTCTGATAGCCATTATTATAGCCCTTGGAGGTTTTCTTTTTGGCTACGACATTGCGATGATGTCCGGAACCACCACACAACTTGAATCGCTTTATAATTTAAATAGTTTTTGGCTGGGTTTTACCACTGCCGTTGCCATAATCGGTACAATAGTAGGTACAATTATAATAGGTAAACCCGCCGAAAAATTTGGCCGTAAAAAATCACTGATTCTTTTATCGGGATTATTTGCCCTGTCTTCGCTGGGAAGTGCGTTTGCGCTAAGCTGGGGAATGTTGCTTTTTTTCCGGTTTGTAACCGGCATTTTACTGGGATGTATTACAGTGGTAACACCTATGTTTATTGCTGAAATATCGCCGGCAAAAAAACGTGGACAGTTGGTTTTGCTCAATCAGTTTTTTGTGGTTACAGCCATTTTTCTGGCTTTTGCGGTTAATTACCTTTTAGCTAATATTTTCGAAAGCGGATCGTGGCGCTGGATGATCGGTGTTGAAGCCATTCCGGCAGCTATCTTTTTTCTATTGCTGAATTTGGTTCCTGAAAGTCCCCGCTGGCTGATCAACCAGGGCCGAACCGATGAAGCGCTGGCGGTTTTTCATCGCATAAAAGCTGAAAATCCGGAGGAAGAGGTACGCATTGTAAAAGTGGCTGTTGAGCAAGAGGAAGCCATTGAACACGGGAAATTATTTGTTCGAGAAAATCGCTTCCCCGTAATGATCGCCATTTTAATTGCTGCCTTTAACCAGCTGGCCGGTATTAACGCCATTATGATTTATGCACCACGCGTTTTCGAGATGGCGGGCTTCGGAACTAATGCTTCGCTGTTACAATCCATATCGGTGGGAGCCACAAACCTGATTTTCACTTTTGTTGCCCTTTTTCTAATCGACAAATACGGTCGCCGCACTTTATTAATGGCCGGATCAGTTGGTATGGTCTTTTTCCTGGGTATGCTTTCAAAATCGTTTTTCACCCAGAATTACAGCGATTTGGGTGGCTACGGCGTAATGATTTATCTGATGGGATTCATCGCCTTTTTTGCTTTTTCGCAGGGTGCCGTACTGTGGGTTGTTATTTCCGAAATCTTCCCGAATAAAGTACGCTCAAAAGGCCAGGCTCTCGGAACATTTACACACTGGATTTTTGCAGCCGCTCTAATCTGGGGTTTCCCGGTATTGAACAACACCGTTGGCGGAGGCATCTCCTTTGGGTTTTTTGCCGTGATGATGGTGCTTCACTTCTTTTTTGCCTGGAAAATACTTCCCGAAACCAAAGGAAAATCGCTGGAGGAAATTCAAGAGGAAATTAAAAAACTAACAAATTAA
- a CDS encoding RagB/SusD family nutrient uptake outer membrane protein, which translates to MKNIKTYIIALISLLAVSCDNYLETEPQGFISAGSPTAEGAEGLVTAAYAGIGNNDMIGPIASMWVYGSVRSDDAYKGGGGVSDVEPYNFYEQYNLTQPFQSWLAGLPYTWENYYRAISRANSALRTLNELSDEDFALRQTRIAEARFLRAHSHFMLKVLFKYVPYIDENLSNEEILQKSNREYSNDELWNKIAEDFEFAVNNLPESQSQVGRANKYAAAAYLAKLRLYQAYEQDENNQVVNINQSRLQEVVDLCEMVIASGQYSLQSDFGENFTGGYDNGPESVFAIQFSISDGTTVGRLNFETGLNYPHGAPQYGCCGFHQPSQNMVNAFATDANGLPKFDTFNDVELSAADITPDGVTVDPRIDHTVGIDGHPYKYRNEDAYIFSNSWVRDPGVYGYFQSMKEQQAADCSCYKKEGPFMGVSKNIDIIRYADVLLMQAEAYIELGQQDMARPLINEVRKRASESTGKTRFADGTAPSNYMIAEYDGSNLAWTQDNARKALQWERRLEFAMESPRFFDLVRWGIAEPVLNDYLDKEKTRKDFLNDAQFTAGRDEYFPIPQREIDFTKGLYEQNVGY; encoded by the coding sequence ATGAAAAATATTAAAACATATATTATTGCACTGATTAGCCTGTTGGCGGTTTCGTGCGACAATTACCTGGAGACTGAGCCGCAAGGATTTATCTCTGCCGGAAGCCCAACGGCTGAAGGCGCTGAAGGTTTGGTGACCGCGGCTTATGCCGGAATTGGAAATAACGATATGATTGGCCCTATTGCCAGCATGTGGGTTTATGGAAGTGTGCGCTCTGACGATGCTTACAAAGGAGGCGGTGGCGTTTCGGATGTTGAACCTTACAACTTTTACGAGCAGTACAACCTTACTCAACCTTTCCAAAGCTGGTTGGCTGGTTTGCCGTATACCTGGGAGAATTATTATCGTGCTATTTCGCGTGCCAACTCAGCATTGCGTACTTTGAACGAGCTTTCTGATGAAGATTTTGCACTGCGTCAGACGAGGATTGCAGAAGCCCGTTTCCTTCGTGCCCATTCACATTTTATGCTAAAAGTGTTGTTTAAATACGTTCCATATATCGATGAGAATCTTAGCAACGAAGAAATTCTTCAAAAGTCGAACCGCGAATATTCGAATGATGAATTGTGGAACAAAATTGCTGAGGACTTTGAATTTGCAGTGAATAATCTGCCTGAATCACAGTCGCAAGTTGGTAGAGCGAATAAATACGCAGCTGCTGCATATTTAGCAAAACTGAGATTGTACCAGGCCTACGAACAGGATGAAAACAACCAGGTTGTAAATATTAACCAAAGTCGTTTGCAGGAAGTCGTTGACCTGTGCGAAATGGTTATTGCATCTGGTCAATACAGTTTGCAATCTGATTTTGGTGAGAACTTTACAGGTGGTTACGATAATGGCCCCGAATCCGTTTTTGCTATCCAGTTCTCTATTAGCGACGGTACAACAGTTGGTCGTTTGAATTTTGAAACAGGTTTGAACTACCCGCACGGTGCGCCTCAATACGGATGCTGCGGATTCCACCAGCCAAGTCAGAACATGGTTAACGCTTTCGCCACTGACGCTAATGGTCTGCCAAAGTTCGACACTTTTAACGATGTTGAATTGAGTGCAGCAGATATTACTCCTGATGGCGTAACTGTTGACCCACGTATCGACCACACTGTTGGTATCGACGGGCACCCGTACAAATACCGCAACGAAGATGCGTATATTTTCAGTAACAGTTGGGTACGTGATCCGGGTGTTTATGGATACTTCCAAAGTATGAAAGAACAGCAGGCTGCTGATTGTTCGTGTTACAAAAAAGAAGGTCCGTTTATGGGCGTTTCAAAAAACATCGATATCATTCGTTATGCCGACGTACTGTTAATGCAGGCTGAAGCTTACATCGAACTGGGACAACAGGATATGGCCCGCCCGTTGATCAACGAAGTACGTAAACGGGCTTCGGAAAGTACAGGAAAAACACGTTTTGCCGACGGAACAGCGCCATCAAATTATATGATCGCAGAATACGACGGATCGAACTTAGCCTGGACACAGGATAACGCACGTAAAGCTTTACAATGGGAACGTCGTTTGGAATTTGCTATGGAGAGTCCTCGTTTCTTCGACCTGGTTCGCTGGGGAATTGCAGAACCTGTATTAAATGACTACCTGGATAAAGAAAAGACAAGAAAAGACTTCCTGAATGATGCTCAATTTACTGCCGGAAGAGATGAATATTTCCCGATTCCACAGCGTGAAATTGACTTCACCAAAGGTTTATACGAACAAAATGTAGGGTATTAA
- a CDS encoding TonB-dependent receptor, which produces MLKQFKIRNVIQGILIVLCVMITPAAFAQQVSVSGTVNDAAGIPLPGVTIVEKGTTNGTITDIDGIYSIDVSSADAVLQISFIGMKSQEIVVGEQTTINISMEEETIGLAEVVAVGYSVQKKADLTGAVEVVEMDAIENVSLSSGNPMQALQGHVPGLYIEKSGTPSATSSRILIRGVNTLGDNNPLYIIDGVPTKRPEVFQGLSAGSIVSVQVLKDASASSIYGARASNGVVIVTTKNGSDRKGEVKVQFNSNFSVQSEKSQRYDMLNAVDRGRALWQASVNDGVNPTSGYGEIYNFDWNGDYSNPVLNGVTVQPYVGGDTNVPAGDTDWQDATYETGFVISNDLTVSGGTEKSSVLMNVGYIKNTGMLKYTNYDRVTARINGQTSMLDDKVKFGINAQVVSSNETLETPDLGSSPTPGLAITLAPTIPLYDANGNYGGPIGSGYSDRNNPVMMQDINQWDNTNRRYLFGSVFAEIQPVKNLVLRTTLGVDYSMVKDKDIEPAFTNGFIARSVNNLRIYNSDFTSITWSNTAQYQLDLDKSRFNFLFGIEAVSDNFQDFRGYKEGFSTQTEDFFVLSAGTSNGNSFGTATSSRLFSQFGKIDYNYDERFLASLTLRRDGSSRFGADNRYGFFPAATFGWRLSQESFMADMEKLSNLKFRAGVGRVGNQDVGDFASLGLFEPRYGAVASQVDGVFHNDFFDNYWNVGSAYALDGQDSGNLPSGFVSVQAGNPALKWETTDELNLGIDFGFFNSDLVGSFDWYTRKTTDILIQPPVASALGEGQLQFLNGATKKNTGWEFALSYRKQVNSDFSYEVAGSASHFADKITELPEEVRTAYPGNSEQTVLGHSELSIFGYVADGIFKSQSEVDAHASQVGAAPGRIRWADLNDDGVINSLDQKFLGTLLPKLEYSLRVDLNYKDFDLSVFGSGVAGKTGYDPYTFYNDFIRGRDNVGPGVFDAWTTQNSDSNVPALTLSDSNNETRTSSYLNVNASYFKLRNVQLGYSLPANATERIGMDKLRFYVMAENLFWIKTNEFQGPDPERTDVNAIPIPRTFSVGVNVSF; this is translated from the coding sequence ATGTTAAAACAATTCAAAATTAGAAATGTAATTCAGGGGATTCTGATCGTCCTCTGTGTAATGATCACCCCGGCAGCATTTGCCCAACAGGTAAGTGTTTCCGGTACTGTAAACGACGCTGCCGGCATACCTTTACCGGGAGTAACAATTGTTGAAAAAGGAACAACAAATGGTACTATTACTGACATTGATGGTATTTATTCGATCGATGTAAGTAGTGCTGATGCTGTGCTGCAGATTTCGTTTATCGGGATGAAATCGCAGGAGATTGTAGTGGGCGAACAAACCACCATTAACATTAGCATGGAAGAAGAAACCATCGGTTTGGCAGAAGTTGTGGCCGTTGGTTATAGCGTTCAGAAAAAAGCCGATTTAACCGGTGCGGTTGAAGTGGTAGAAATGGATGCTATTGAAAATGTGAGTTTAAGTTCGGGTAACCCCATGCAGGCTTTGCAGGGTCATGTTCCGGGACTTTATATTGAAAAATCAGGAACGCCGAGTGCAACCAGCAGTCGTATTCTTATTCGTGGTGTAAACACGCTGGGCGACAACAATCCGCTGTATATTATCGATGGTGTTCCAACCAAACGCCCCGAAGTATTTCAGGGATTGAGTGCCGGTTCAATCGTTTCTGTTCAGGTGTTGAAAGATGCATCAGCTTCTTCTATTTATGGTGCGCGTGCATCAAACGGTGTTGTAATTGTTACCACCAAAAACGGATCGGATAGAAAAGGAGAAGTGAAAGTTCAATTTAACTCGAACTTTTCGGTTCAGAGCGAAAAATCACAACGTTACGATATGTTGAATGCTGTTGATCGTGGTCGTGCTTTGTGGCAGGCTTCGGTAAACGATGGTGTTAACCCAACAAGCGGATACGGAGAAATTTACAACTTCGACTGGAATGGCGATTACAGTAATCCTGTTCTGAATGGCGTAACGGTTCAGCCTTATGTTGGTGGAGATACTAACGTTCCGGCTGGAGATACTGATTGGCAGGATGCAACTTACGAAACCGGATTTGTAATCAGCAACGACCTTACCGTTTCGGGAGGAACTGAAAAATCATCGGTATTAATGAATGTTGGTTACATCAAAAATACCGGTATGCTGAAATACACTAACTACGACCGTGTTACAGCCCGTATTAACGGACAAACCAGCATGTTGGATGATAAAGTGAAGTTTGGTATCAACGCTCAGGTTGTTTCGTCGAACGAAACTTTGGAAACGCCCGACCTTGGTAGTTCTCCGACACCAGGACTGGCTATTACACTGGCTCCAACAATCCCATTGTACGATGCAAACGGGAATTATGGTGGTCCTATCGGTTCCGGTTATTCTGACCGTAACAACCCGGTTATGATGCAGGATATCAACCAGTGGGACAACACAAACAGACGCTACTTATTCGGAAGTGTTTTTGCAGAGATACAACCTGTCAAAAATCTGGTTTTGCGTACAACTTTGGGTGTCGATTATTCGATGGTGAAAGATAAGGATATTGAGCCTGCTTTTACGAATGGTTTTATCGCCCGATCGGTTAACAATTTAAGAATTTACAACAGCGACTTTACTAGTATAACCTGGTCGAACACAGCGCAATATCAACTTGATTTGGATAAAAGTAGATTTAACTTCCTGTTTGGTATTGAAGCTGTTAGCGACAACTTCCAGGACTTTAGAGGATACAAAGAAGGTTTTTCAACACAAACTGAAGACTTCTTTGTGTTGAGCGCCGGAACCAGCAATGGTAACAGTTTTGGAACTGCAACCAGTAGCCGTTTATTCTCGCAATTCGGAAAAATTGATTACAACTACGACGAACGCTTTTTGGCTTCATTGACATTACGTCGCGATGGTTCATCTCGATTCGGTGCCGACAATCGTTACGGTTTCTTCCCGGCAGCTACTTTCGGATGGCGCCTGAGCCAGGAATCATTTATGGCAGACATGGAAAAACTTTCGAACCTGAAATTCCGCGCCGGTGTTGGTCGTGTAGGTAACCAGGATGTTGGTGATTTTGCCAGCCTCGGTTTATTCGAACCTCGTTACGGTGCTGTAGCCAGCCAGGTTGACGGTGTATTTCATAATGATTTCTTCGATAATTACTGGAACGTTGGTTCAGCGTATGCATTAGATGGACAAGATTCCGGGAACCTGCCATCAGGTTTTGTTTCTGTACAAGCCGGAAACCCTGCATTAAAATGGGAAACTACCGACGAATTGAACCTTGGTATCGATTTCGGATTTTTCAACAGCGACCTAGTTGGTTCGTTTGATTGGTACACGCGTAAAACCACTGATATTTTGATTCAGCCGCCGGTTGCTTCTGCTTTAGGTGAAGGACAATTGCAGTTCCTGAACGGAGCCACTAAGAAAAATACAGGTTGGGAATTTGCTTTGAGCTACAGAAAACAAGTAAACAGCGATTTCTCGTACGAAGTAGCAGGTAGTGCCAGTCACTTTGCTGATAAAATCACTGAACTTCCTGAAGAAGTAAGAACCGCTTATCCGGGTAACTCGGAACAAACCGTTCTTGGTCATTCTGAGCTTTCAATTTTTGGATATGTTGCTGACGGTATTTTCAAAAGCCAGTCGGAAGTTGATGCACACGCCAGCCAGGTTGGTGCTGCTCCCGGACGTATTCGCTGGGCCGATTTAAATGATGACGGTGTAATTAACTCGCTCGACCAGAAATTCCTTGGAACTTTACTTCCAAAACTGGAATACAGTTTACGTGTCGACCTGAATTACAAAGATTTCGACTTGTCGGTATTTGGTTCGGGTGTTGCCGGAAAAACCGGTTACGATCCATATACTTTCTACAACGACTTTATACGTGGCCGCGACAATGTTGGTCCCGGCGTATTTGATGCCTGGACAACTCAAAATTCGGATTCTAACGTTCCTGCATTAACACTGTCTGACAGTAACAACGAAACACGTACTTCAAGCTACCTGAACGTAAATGCTTCATATTTCAAATTGCGCAACGTTCAGCTGGGTTACTCTTTACCGGCCAATGCCACAGAACGAATTGGCATGGATAAACTGCGCTTTTATGTAATGGCAGAAAACCTGTTCTGGATTAAAACCAACGAATTTCAGGGACCGGATCCGGAGCGTACAGATGTAAATGCCATCCCAATTCCGAGAACGTTCTCTGTTGGCGTAAATGTTTCATTCTAA
- a CDS encoding RNA polymerase sigma-70 factor has translation MTFSDRDIFEKIKNGDDAAFSQLFDETYPSLCFFVNKYLADMDKSRSLVQEFFVDLWINHSKLTVPHTPKSYLFNSVKNKTIDFLRKEKRIGTVGEPFENSETTPFRDLVEEAELNNKINQSIQDLPQKCREIFILCRFEDLKYAEIAQKLNISVKTVEMQMGIALKKLRKNLSDYQMFNLLVFVFSKKN, from the coding sequence ATGACATTTTCGGACAGGGACATTTTCGAAAAAATAAAGAATGGAGACGATGCGGCTTTCAGTCAGTTATTTGACGAAACCTATCCTTCGCTTTGTTTTTTTGTAAACAAATATCTGGCCGATATGGATAAATCGAGATCGTTGGTTCAGGAATTTTTTGTCGATCTCTGGATCAATCATTCCAAATTAACTGTTCCTCATACTCCAAAATCATATTTATTCAATTCGGTAAAAAACAAAACCATCGATTTTTTACGTAAAGAAAAGCGAATCGGAACGGTTGGCGAACCCTTTGAAAACAGCGAAACAACACCGTTTCGTGACTTGGTAGAAGAAGCAGAGCTGAATAACAAGATTAATCAATCGATTCAGGACCTGCCTCAAAAGTGTCGCGAGATATTTATTCTTTGCCGTTTTGAAGATTTAAAATATGCCGAAATTGCCCAAAAGCTAAACATTTCAGTTAAAACAGTTGAAATGCAAATGGGAATTGCACTAAAAAAATTACGAAAAAATCTTTCTGATTACCAGATGTTTAATCTGCTGGTGTTTGTTTTTTCAAAAAAAAACTAA
- a CDS encoding carbohydrate kinase — MKIKNNEILCFGEVLWDRLPSGAKAGGAPMNVALHLNAIGLDATIASSVGNDEAGEELKKFLEDSGMSIAYVQTDEQLPTSEVLVHLDENNNATYEICEPVAWDCIQLTDSLMKKAKQAGLLIYGSLASRDPLTRETLLNLLDYDGVKLIDVNFRKPYDSQEVVERLLERTDIVKLNDEELQVFAAWHNRSESNEYKLIEWFVTKYNIEMLCVTKGEKGALLYCNGKFYEHPGFKVNAVDTVGAGDAFLAGLIASLLNKKEPADALAFACATGAFVASKAGATPKYNMDEIEEILSTDQPTIERNNIQIN; from the coding sequence ATGAAAATTAAAAACAACGAAATATTGTGTTTTGGCGAGGTGCTATGGGATCGATTGCCATCCGGTGCCAAAGCCGGAGGAGCGCCAATGAACGTTGCACTTCATCTGAATGCAATCGGTTTGGATGCTACCATTGCAAGTAGTGTTGGAAACGATGAGGCGGGCGAGGAACTAAAAAAATTCCTTGAGGATTCGGGAATGTCTATCGCCTACGTGCAAACCGATGAACAACTGCCTACCAGCGAAGTTCTGGTGCACTTGGATGAAAACAACAACGCCACTTACGAAATTTGTGAGCCGGTAGCCTGGGATTGCATCCAATTAACCGATTCATTAATGAAAAAAGCCAAGCAAGCTGGTTTGCTGATTTACGGATCTCTGGCTTCACGTGATCCGTTAACACGCGAAACACTCCTTAATTTGCTGGATTACGATGGTGTGAAACTGATCGATGTAAATTTTCGCAAACCTTACGATTCGCAGGAAGTGGTAGAACGGCTGCTGGAAAGAACGGATATCGTAAAATTAAATGATGAGGAACTGCAAGTTTTTGCAGCATGGCATAACCGTTCAGAATCAAACGAATACAAACTTATCGAATGGTTTGTTACGAAATACAATATTGAAATGCTGTGCGTTACAAAAGGCGAAAAAGGAGCCTTGTTGTACTGCAATGGTAAATTCTACGAACACCCCGGTTTTAAAGTAAATGCAGTTGACACCGTTGGTGCCGGCGATGCATTTCTTGCCGGACTGATTGCTTCCCTACTCAATAAAAAAGAACCTGCCGACGCATTGGCATTTGCCTGCGCTACCGGTGCTTTTGTGGCATCGAAAGCAGGCGCTACTCCTAAATATAATATGGATGAAATTGAGGAGATTCTGTCAACCGACCAACCAACTATCGAGAGAAATAATATTCAAATTAATTAA